The region TGGATTTCGTTGAAGTCATTGGAGAGGAGGAAGATAATGCGAAGTGAAGGAGTTCATTTAGCAGGCTCTcggtccctacacccgaaacagtAATAATCGTATCGTGTGTTGGTTTGGCATATATAAACGGTATAAATGTTTGGGCCCCGATTAGAGGAAGAAGGAAATTGACAGAATTTGGATTTTTGTtgtactattattttaattgtatctTCATAATACattgaagaaaatatttaaaatatcaatacaatatatttttaatgttcaataaAGAAGAACACCAAAAAGAGAATCTAGACTCAAATTCACACTAAATTTATTCACGGGAGATCATAaggataaatttatatattaagataGATTAAGTTAGGACCTAGTTCGTCGGACCGATCCGCATGTCCGACAAAAGCGTGGAGCGATTCAAATCTGGAGGTCTGGAGGTCTGCAGTAGCCTGGCtagcataaataaaaaattttatctGCATAACTTTTTACCTCgtattttttctgttttacgGTTTATTTAAACTAcagttttatagttttattggTTGTTGTAATTTGTAGACAAAAGCAATTTTACAGGATGTTAAATAATTGTATGACACTGGCGGAACgtgaagaaaatatttaaaggtgttaaattaatttttttatatataattttttaattaaaataattatttttctttatataaatcatgcaattcaaactttttaacttttaatcttCTCAATTTATTGAATTCACATAAATaagtattctaatttttatttcaattcaagattattcaactaattcattgcATGTagttgaaaatacaaaatatcaacattttataatgttgggttatactaatttgagaaaatataattagggttcatgccaatttcatacaaaaaatttctaaaatcatAGTTAAGGTTCATATTAATTCgaaaaaacttaatttgggagaaaTATCATAATggaaagaatcataaatctaacatacataaatcatactaAGATACGTATTCATGAGATCGTGTGAGTCTGCATTGTTTGTTCTctttattttccaattttttttcctaatctgtctttcttttatttcacaCCTTTTTTATAACTTGTTGTGAAAGAACCTTATATCTATagaactttaatatttttaatcgaGTTATTAATCtaccaaattaatttttattttactttttaaacaaaatatatatatatatatatatatatatatatatatatatatatatatatataattaaaagctTGGGGGAgttctgttttttttctttctgcaaacataatttttcattcTCCCAGTAATATGGGAATTCTTTCAATACCTGAACATTAACTTGAGTTTCGGATTATTCTAATCTTATATTAAAAGATTCACTTTATATTTAAtctaatcttataaaattaattcatataataaattttacatcaatttatatattatgaattttatatattataattttgtattaattttaatcgACAAATATCTAGCTAACATAACTTACAATGAAGTATtcataaagaaacaaaaacacaagTTAAATGAATTCATGAAATTAATCGTTGCTGGTGCAAATCAGGTTATGATCCTAGTACTGGTATGTAAAAAGATTCATATGCTCTGGTGTTGTAGACACCAATTGAAGGGATGAGAGAAAAGGAACTCAATGTGGTCTAAAGAGGTATATTGTAGAGATGAGAGAAAGAGATCTATCATACATATAAATCTTGtctattttcaatattttaattatttttgtctgataattttttagaaaaaattagagtCATGACACTAATTCTTGAAGGAGAAAATTCCAATAAACATGAAcctttattatttcttttcttagtaaattttttattaaaatttatatgtacAAGACCAAAGGTTGGATATCCAACGTATCAAaactaaggaaagacaaggaaAATGATGGAATtaagttagatttaaagttcaATCTCAACGATAGTTATTGTTTGTTAGATTTATGGTATTATCCACTATTGAACTATTATCGAactatttattaatgtttagtttcattgatttttttggAATTAACTTAGTTTTAAAGTCTATTTTTTAACATCTAAtttaatattcttaaaaagttaaagaaaaattttaatattaaaaaaattcacgtGTTTACATGATAGGAGGCCTTTAAAATGTAGGACCATCTGCTATGATTTTCATGCATGATATGGCttcttgatattttttttttctggttccCTCTTGAGTGCGACTCAAACAAAATGCATGTACGCAGAAGTGTTTGTCATTGAAAAGAAACTCACCAAATTCTAGGAACGTGGTTTATGATGATGCAATTTGATGTGAGACATCATTTTTATGCTACAATTATGGTAGATTTTGGTGCATTTTGCtttcgaaaaataaaatgaaaagaagcATCTTGGATTGTGATTGTTTGCATGGCTTATCATGGAAGGAAATGCACGCAAGCCAAACATGAAATACGTGCTTTGCACGATAAGGACTTTCTTTTTTGGAAACAAGCTCTTCTCGGAAAATATATTTCTCTCAAATTATacgtttgttttatttttaataattttataaggaatttcatttatttaacaCTTATACGTGAGATAGGTTAGAAAATTTATACCTAGTTTATATTTATCATCTATAcctatatattcatatttatatatattatacaaagGAAATTTTAATGTGTAATatgatgtaaatttatataGGAATTTGAATTTCTGAAGATATGTAATATTGTCATATGAAAGCTGAAGTAAGTGGGAGTTAACTTTTGAAGAAAGGATTATGATCTTCTTTTTCTCATGTTGGGAAtaacaataaaagttataaagaaAACAACACATTCACGATTACATTGATCAGACACGTATGTTATAATATTAGGGAACTTTTAGCTATGGAatcatgtaataaataaaaaaaaaatattagctaagtaaaattttaatatatacaaatccggagcataattgaaaattttaatttgcaaataagaatttacttttttttttaattggatgCAAATATGTGATTGTGGAAATTAGTATATGATCAATTAGGTCTGGATCATATAGACACAAACCATTTCTTTGGTGCACCAAATAActtcaaataattgaaacataaatatataattaaattccattacaatttttttttctgtgttgacaaaaaaaataatagaatatattatttgttttatcttGATATTTCAAGATTTATACAAGCATAAAATTGCTGCGGAAAGGAAGGGTTTAACAGAAATGAAATAATTCAGCAAAAAAGTTATTTTGCTTAgtttttttatcagtaaaaaatataatttcagtTAAAACTATGTtcattgtgttttatttatttaaatcaatttaaatttattagattCATAATGTGTTTTCCAAAGGATGGGTgatccttgaaaaaaaaaatgatatagaCAATCACTCAAATTGATGCAATTgcataataaaactttaattttccttttctttttatttgttaaagctttaaaattttctttcgATAAcccaataatattataatactacattcaaatttttgttttaagaaaaaatatatagacaaaaaaaactatttcattttgataattttctacCACAAACTTGACTAATACGATAACTTCAtttatagtgtttttttttatatattataataaatatatacgcaatttgaataaaataaaataaaaatacgaaataaattatttagaagCGTATTGAAAATTGTATAGTCCTTTTGCTTTAAATAGAAACGACAAAACTGGTCCAATTGAGTGGTTGTTGTATATTATAAAAGCATGTCCATCAAACTTTTTTACGATCCATAATTTAGATTAGAAAGGGACACATATTTAATCTTCTTCCACTTTGTATCCTTTTGACCACATTTCTTTATTATTCTTTCCAATACTTTGGAAAGGTAAGATTAGATAGACTTAGATATCCTTAATATTATATCAACTAACTCCAACACAATTTAATAATTACACTTTGAAGTTGTTTAAATATAATGCCAACATATAAAAAGGACTTgagtgaagaaaacaaaaattatatgcgaaattatttcatatcttaaaaaattaatctcgtataacttttaatattttattctaaaattaaaagtcTTTTACGTTACAATTTGATTCatcttcaattttaaaattcttttaagatTTGACAggtttacataaaataaaataatagtaataattatcataaaagcaataataataataataattaccgtcataataaaaataaaaaaataaaacgaagatgaaaattgataaagtcaaacaattcttatcacaagaataagaaaacaaagtaaaattgtaagtgaaaaaaagatagaaagaaCCTAGATTGAGACACGTAAAACATTCttgttagagagaaaaaacTTTCACTATTCCTCAGTTGGTTAAAGCAATTTtctatatgttttattattgataggagGAGAAGTTCTGTTTATACATACATGGTCTCCCATAAAAGATACAAATCaattagttaatacaaatattttgaatatttacataaagagtaataaatcataaatcataCGAGGATCAATAATATCAATCATAGGAGTAGATATATCAAATCGACCATTCATTCATAacactatttatattttagcgacttattattattgattctaaattagtctctattTTTAAAtgagatactaatttataatcaataatgataatgataagtATCTAAAATGTTGGAAAGCTaatgttatttaaattctaaattctaaaccaattaataatattttattatttttatctctaaattttattgctatttaataatttttttgaagtgaAATATaccttatttttaatttggttgcTATTCAAGTAATTATTTCACATAAAAATGCTGCCCTAAAAGATAATTGATGATGCTGAAGACTGAATGCAAGAAACTTCATAGTTAAGTAGTAATAAgtccaaacatttttttttttttaaatttcaatggGCAAAATAAGCATAATATCCGAAGGAATAAAAGCatatatttaacctaaaatcAATGTAACATTTTCCACGGTATAAGAAGTTTGACTTGTAAATTGTAATAAACttctttactttaatttttttatgctcTGAACTCTCCACAGTGTGCAATGGTAAAGTTCAAGAAGCAACAAAGTGAAAGTCCCGTTgaagttaataaatattatatcagAAGTTTGGTAGtctcataatataaaatatgcaAAAGTCTTCAAAACTTTCTCACAATGAAGGGTTTCTTTAATGGCAGCTAAACCTAATTTAATTGAATGTATGCATCAAAGCATTTCTAATTTTAGGCTATAGTATGGAGAAAAAGGCATATGCACTGAATTGACTTTGTAATTAAGATCTATTCAGCACAAATTCTCATTACTATATCAGAAATTTTTAAAGTTATGCTAAACCATAATCAatattctaattaattaaatgcattttttttatcccaTGATTTTGACTTAAAAGATCTCTGCTTATTTTTGAGACGAGTGGTCGCTATTTGGTGGGTGGGTAGTTCGAATTGGATTCCTCTAGATTCCATTTTTCCAATGTCCCTACATTCCAACAGAGGAATTTTAATTTACTCTCGTGTATTTGTTTAgaaatttttgaataattaggagaggaataacaaaaaaaaaaaggagtataaaacaaaataagttaCGTAAGAAAGCTATAATAagcaataaaaatatgaaaaaattaattaaaattatcataagttatttaaaaagataGTTAGCCCATAATTATATGAGTCCagattttctattaatttttttaagtgttatccaacattaaaaatatattgtgttagtttgtattttaaatatctttttagtatattttaaaacgtcagAATTAATGGTAATTAACAGATTACAAAGACATAATAAAAGAACGGTACAAAATAAATCACAagagaatccaaattccaaTTATATGTATAACATTACATCATCTATTACATTTTTCTCATCAAgacacttatatttttattaaaacttatcaataattataaaattatatgtcaTTCAAATAAGTGAACTATTATGGATGCAACGGGCGTGAGAAGGCATAACGTGGgagagacaaaaataaaaaagaagttttTATTGGTAATAAAGTTATCTTTTTAGAGTTTCAGAAATAAAGATCCTTTTAAGAATAGTCAACAAATAAATAGGTGTCTTAGAGATTTTTATGCTCAATTAAcgtttttttccaaaaaaattgttttttgtcCAATAAAGTTaacgtttttgttttttttttatagattatgTTTTAGtagagtttttctttttgactatttttttttagagaGGATAGGACAACCCACTTactcatttaattatatttcttcgtgccgataaaaaaattaatttatcaataataacattaatatacttattttttatttttatttattgtgagTGTAAAGTCGAAAGTCacacattaaattatataatatataaaaagaaaaattcacaATCTCATTGAGATTTTAAGTAAAATCTTTTGTATGCAAGTTAGTTCGAAAAATCATATAGATATTCAAACattatttccaaaataaaacTAGAATTTCATTTAAGTAGCActaaactcatttttttttctcaggtAGCACCAGCACTAGCACCAGTAGCCCCTAGTTGCCAACATATCTTTTTGCTTTTGATGTTGTTCCACTCACACTATTTTCCACTATATATAGAACCCTTGTGGCTGGGAGAAAGAATCCAAAAGGATCACGGCATTCATATATAGAAGAAGCAGCGAAGCACACACTCACAACACATAATAACCCGTTAACCACACAAAAGAGAGAGAAGCACAGAAATTTTACCATGGAATGGAGATCATATTATCTTGATATGATGCTTGTACCATTAGCATATCTGGTAAACGTTGCTTATCATGTTTGGTTGTGGCATAAAACTCGTACACAACCCTTCTCCACCACAATTGGTATCAATGCTCATGCACGACGCTTCTGGGTGCCCTCCATGTTGAAGGTATGCTagaaacctcaccttacaaactgTTTTTTGGgattgaattaggcttaaagtccacttctaatATAGTATCAAAATCTATCCTAACGAGATTTCTGTTCCACCCTTTATTGGAGGCGTGACAGCTTATAAGGCACCACAAAATAGTTCTTAacatcttttgatttttcttattatgttttaattcaTGGCAGGACATTGAAAAGAAGAACATCCTAGTTGCACAAAGTCTGAGAAACTTGATTATGGGATCAACCCTTATGGCCACCACAGCCATTCTTCTCTCAGCAGGTTTGGCAGCAGTGATAAGCAGCACCTACAGTGTGAAAAAGCCTCTTGATGATGCTGTCTATGGTGCTCACAGTGAGTTCATGATAGCACTGAAATATGTGACACTCCTCAccatatttttgttctcatttttcTGCCACACTCTATCAATAAGGTTCCTGAATCAGTTGAGCATCCTTATTTGCACACCACAAGATGCCATGTCCTTGGTGACCCCAGAGTATCTCACAGAGATCTTGGAAAAGGGAACTGTGTTGAACACTGTGGGGAACAGGATCTTCTACTCAGCAATTCCTCTTTTGCTTTGGATCTTCGGGCCAGTGCTTGTTCTCTTGTGCTCTGTTGCCATGTTGCCTGTGTTCTACAACCTTGACTTTGTTTGTGGGAAAGTGAAGATGATGGTGGTGAATGATAAAAGTGACTTAGCTTGATTTTCTGGTGTTCTTCACTTCACCCGAGACCAACAACATGGAATAGATAAGGTTGTTGCGTATGTGATGTTTCGAACTTTGTCATGTAAAGGTAGTAAGTATAGAAGCTTTATCGAAATAATTCAAAATGGCTTTTCATAAGTGGCTTTGAATAAGATTGCCATTAGCCTTTTATGTGTCACCAAAGCTTTTTCTGTGTGGCACTAGAAGATCTTTTCATTGCTCATAGGCCATGAcaaaatgtgtaatatttttACCATGAACATCTTTTCATTGCC is a window of Vigna unguiculata cultivar IT97K-499-35 chromosome 4, ASM411807v1, whole genome shotgun sequence DNA encoding:
- the LOC114181630 gene encoding uncharacterized protein LOC114181630, with product MEWRSYYLDMMLVPLAYLVNVAYHVWLWHKTRTQPFSTTIGINAHARRFWVPSMLKDIEKKNILVAQSLRNLIMGSTLMATTAILLSAGLAAVISSTYSVKKPLDDAVYGAHSEFMIALKYVTLLTIFLFSFFCHTLSIRFLNQLSILICTPQDAMSLVTPEYLTEILEKGTVLNTVGNRIFYSAIPLLLWIFGPVLVLLCSVAMLPVFYNLDFVCGKVKMMVVNDKSDLA